The genomic DNA CGCTCCGCCATCCCTTCTGCCAGATGAAGGCTGAACTCGATCTCCTCGGCGACGGCGACACTTCGTACGTCGTGCTCGCGGGCCCAGGCCTGCTGATCCGGGGTGTCGGCCGCGAGGAAGGCCAGCAGTGGCGCGATCCAGCGCGGCCAGTGCTCGCTCTCGAGATTCATGCGGGCAGCCTCGCACACGGCATGTCCATGCCTGCCGACGCCGGACTCCTGGCGCCCCCGCCGTTTACACCCTCCCCAGTCCGCGCTAACTTCACGGACAAGTGGGGTGGGAGCGCTCCCACCCGCCCGGCGGTCCGGAACCCGTCGGGCGTCACCGGATTGCCCCCACCCCACGCATCCCCATCCGCACGTTCCTCACGACCGCCGAGCGAAGGGACGTAGAACTGTCATGTCTATGACAGAACCACCTCCGAGCCTCACGTCGCGATTACCGCGCCCCACCCCCCACCGAGCCCTCTTCCTCGTCCTCCTGGCCCTGCTCACCACCGTCCCCGCCCTGGCCCTGATCCTCGCCACCGGCGGCCGGGCGGAAGCCCACGGCACGCCCATGAAACCCGCGAGCCGCACCTTCCTCTGCTGGCAGGACGCGCTGACCGCCACCGGTGAGATCAAACCCATCAACCCGGCCTGCAAGGCGGCCCAACAGGTCAGCGGCACAACGCCGTTCTACAACTGGTTCTCCGTGCTGCGTTCCGACGGAGCCGGCCGCACCCGCGGCTTCGTGCCGGACGGCCAGTTGTGCAGCGGCGGCAACACCAACTTCACCGGCTTCAACCTCCCGCGCGACGACTGGCCGCTCACCCATCTCACCTCGGGCGCGACGGTCGACTTCTCGTACAACGCCTGGGCGGCGCATCCGGGTTGGTTCTACGTCTACGTCACCAAGGACGGCTTCGACCCGACGACGACCCTCACCTGGGACGCCATGGAGGACACTCCGTTCCTCACGGTCGACCACCCGCCGCTCAACGGCAGTCCGGGCACGGTCGAGGCCAACTACTCCTGGACCGGGCAGCTTCCGGCGAACAAGTCGGGGCGGCACATCATCTACATGGTGTGGCAGCGCTCGGACAGCACCGAGACCTTCTACTCGTGCTCCGATGTCGTATTCGACGGCGGCAACGGTGAGGTGACGGGTATTCACGACCCGGGCAACCCCACCGACCCGGTACCCGGGGTCTGTTCGGCGACCCGTCGTACGACGGGCAGTTGGCCCGGCGGCTACCAGTCCGAGGTGACCGTCACCAACTCCGGCGACGTCCCGATGCTCGGCTGGATGGTCAACTGGACGCTTCCCGGCGGCCAGTCGGTCGCCAGTCTCTGGAACGGCAACGCGACCTACACCGGCCAGGACGTGATGGTTCACAACGCCGACTGGAACGGCTCACTGAGTCCGGGCCAGAGTGCCACCTTCGGCTACGTCGTGAACGGCGACGGAGGTGACCCGGCAACTGCCCTTCCCTGCCAGGTCGGTTGAGCCTGAGCTCGGGGCGGACCCGGCGGTCGGGGGCCACCGGGTCCGCGAGCCGGGCAGGTCATGGGGGTGAACCTGCCCGGGTGATGCGTGGCTTGGGGCGACGCTGTGGTGCGACAACGTTGTCGAATGGTCTGCATATGACTCTACCGCT from Streptomyces sp. NBC_01478 includes the following:
- a CDS encoding lytic polysaccharide monooxygenase auxiliary activity family 9 protein translates to MSMTEPPPSLTSRLPRPTPHRALFLVLLALLTTVPALALILATGGRAEAHGTPMKPASRTFLCWQDALTATGEIKPINPACKAAQQVSGTTPFYNWFSVLRSDGAGRTRGFVPDGQLCSGGNTNFTGFNLPRDDWPLTHLTSGATVDFSYNAWAAHPGWFYVYVTKDGFDPTTTLTWDAMEDTPFLTVDHPPLNGSPGTVEANYSWTGQLPANKSGRHIIYMVWQRSDSTETFYSCSDVVFDGGNGEVTGIHDPGNPTDPVPGVCSATRRTTGSWPGGYQSEVTVTNSGDVPMLGWMVNWTLPGGQSVASLWNGNATYTGQDVMVHNADWNGSLSPGQSATFGYVVNGDGGDPATALPCQVG